One part of the Ovis canadensis isolate MfBH-ARS-UI-01 breed Bighorn chromosome 8, ARS-UI_OviCan_v2, whole genome shotgun sequence genome encodes these proteins:
- the LOC138445109 gene encoding trace amine-associated receptor 6-like, whose amino-acid sequence MSSNSSPSAAVQLCYEHLNGSCVKTPYSPTSRVILYMVYGFGAVLAVFGNLLVMTTILHFKQLHSPTNFLIASLACTDFLVGVTVMPFSMVRSVESCWYFGQSFCALHTCCDVAFCYSSLFHLSFISIDRYIAVTDPLVYPTKFTVSVSGLCISISWILPITYSGAVFYTGANENGLEELSSALNCVGGCQTVINQNWVLVHFLSFFIPTFVMLILYCNIFLVARQQAKKIENTGSKRESSSDSYKSRVAKRERKAAKTLGITVIAFMISWLPYSIDSLIDAFMGFITPAYIYEICCWCTYYNSAMNPLIYALFYPWFRKAIKVIVSGLVFKNGSASMNLSSEQM is encoded by the coding sequence ATGAGCAGCAACTCATCCCCCAGTGCAGCTGTGCAGCTCTGCTATGAGCACTTGAACGGATCTTGTGTGAAAACCCCCTACTCACCCACGTCCCGCGTGATTCTATACATGGTGTATGGCTTTGGGGCTGTCCTGGCCGTGTTTGGAAACCTCCTGGTGATGACTACCATCCTTCATTTCAAGCAGCTACACTCACCAACCAATTTTCTCATCGCCTCTCTGGCCTGTACAGACTTTCTAGTGGGAGTGACTGTGATGCCCTTCAGCATGGTCAGGTCCGTGGAGAGCTGCTGGTACTTTGGGCAAAGTTTCTGTGCTTTGCACACATGCTGTGATGTGGCATTTTGTTACTCTTCTCTCTTCCACCTGTCCTTCATCTCCATCGACAGGTACATTGCTGTTACTGACCCTCTGGTCTATCCCACCAAGTTCACGGTGTCTGTGTCGGGGCTAtgcatcagcatctcctggatCCTGCCCATTACTTACAGTGGTGCCGTGTTCTACACGGGTGCCAATGAGAATGGGCTAGAGGAATTGTCTAGTGCCCTCAACTGTGTAGGAGGCTGTCAGACAGTTATAAATCAAAACTGGGTGTTGGTACATTTTCTATCCTTCTTTATACCTACTTTTGTTATGCTAATTCTCTATTGTAATATTTTCCTTGTGGCCAGACAACAGGCTAAAAAGATTGAAAATACCGGTAGTAAAAGAGAGTCATCATCAGACAGTTACAAATCCAGAGTAgccaagagagagaggaaagcagcTAAAACCCTGGGTATCACGGTCATAGCATTTATGATTTCATGGTTACCATACAGTATTGACTCATTAATCGATGCCTTCATGGGCTTCATAACCCCGGCCTATATTTATGAGATTTGCTGTTGGTGTACTTATTATAACTCAGCCATGAACCCCTTGATCTATGCTTTATTTTACCCTTGGTTTAGGAAAGCCATCAAAGTCATTGTGAGTGGGCTGGTTTTCAAGAACGGTTCTGCAAGCATGAATTTGTCCTCTGAACAAATGTAA